One part of the Flavobacterium johnsoniae UW101 genome encodes these proteins:
- a CDS encoding mechanosensitive ion channel family protein codes for MNSKRNSFYLPALLMMLFFASFSYSQTSSTAPKAENKSKLFEETTTDSDYLMAIEKAGDVLESAANDAEFEGSTFHLFGDIKRTESKLDLILASLKGANPNVRNQQMYRIVLKEIEQELNDQNNAINIRNQNLEKIKTRIIDLRKDKILFTLIKDTIRRKQFKTELANLKKRYLRTDSLMTKNQETLNHKKRLTVEHKIDVSNALATVETKLEKSGISILNKEYPSLWSTDTTAKKVVSHNIKAKIIIEENVAAYYLSYKAGALITLCFFMGLLAWYISRNLKYLKSNGHDENLTLFNFKYLNRGVILPIVVITLNIAVVTNLYAPALFLELLQLGLLGVLTILFKNDWSGKSMRNWLLLFGLFFALCFLDLFIEVGLFQRCSFIIINILGIRYGLVQIKSLKDQLYIKGFFKWASIIFIGLNVLSILYNLFGRVSLSNMLSLTAFISLTQIVALSVLLKIILEIILLQIYTTRVKRGIEKIFDYENLSDTLKKPFIIVISYMWLVVIASNLNIWESLRSSLGTLLSRPNTIGSITFTLGNIVLFFIIVWAAHLLQNYVAYFFGEIEDENEENINKRQHSKLLITRLVVLIVGYLLAVAASGMPLDKLSILLGALGVGVGLGLQNVVNNFVSGIILIFDKPIQIGDVIDISSESGRVKSMGLRTTKINAPNGAEIIIPNGNLLSQNITNWTYTDNFKLVDISIEISGDATPEDINATISASLESLPLVNNTKPSQIYYNSISDGKFKIQIKFWCSIYRTEETISTAKQVLFSNFKAKGLTFNT; via the coding sequence ATGAATTCAAAAAGAAATTCGTTCTATTTACCAGCCTTATTAATGATGCTGTTTTTTGCATCATTTTCTTATTCTCAGACTTCAAGTACTGCACCTAAAGCTGAAAACAAGTCCAAGTTATTTGAAGAAACCACAACCGACAGTGATTATTTGATGGCGATAGAAAAAGCCGGAGATGTTTTAGAATCGGCTGCAAATGATGCCGAGTTTGAAGGAAGTACTTTCCACTTGTTTGGAGACATTAAAAGAACCGAAAGCAAACTTGATTTAATATTAGCAAGTTTAAAAGGAGCTAATCCAAATGTGCGAAATCAGCAGATGTATCGTATTGTTCTAAAAGAAATCGAACAAGAATTAAACGATCAAAATAATGCAATAAACATTCGTAATCAAAATCTTGAAAAAATTAAAACCAGGATTATTGATCTTCGTAAAGACAAAATTTTATTTACTCTCATAAAAGATACTATTCGCAGAAAACAATTCAAAACTGAATTAGCGAACCTTAAAAAAAGGTATCTTAGAACTGACAGTCTGATGACTAAAAATCAGGAGACTTTAAACCATAAAAAAAGACTGACTGTAGAGCATAAAATTGATGTTTCTAACGCTCTTGCAACTGTAGAAACTAAACTCGAGAAATCAGGAATAAGTATTCTAAATAAAGAATATCCTTCGTTATGGAGCACTGATACCACAGCAAAAAAAGTGGTATCACATAACATTAAAGCAAAAATTATAATTGAAGAAAATGTGGCCGCTTATTATTTAAGTTATAAAGCGGGAGCATTAATTACTTTGTGTTTCTTTATGGGACTTTTGGCTTGGTATATTTCACGCAATTTGAAATATTTAAAATCAAATGGACACGACGAAAATCTTACTCTTTTTAATTTTAAATATTTAAACAGAGGCGTAATTCTGCCAATAGTTGTCATTACCCTAAACATTGCTGTAGTAACAAATTTGTATGCACCTGCCCTGTTTTTAGAATTACTTCAGCTTGGCTTATTAGGTGTTCTGACTATCTTGTTTAAAAATGACTGGTCTGGAAAATCAATGCGAAACTGGTTATTGCTTTTCGGATTATTTTTTGCACTTTGTTTTCTGGATCTTTTTATAGAAGTAGGCTTATTTCAGCGTTGTTCATTCATTATCATTAATATTTTAGGAATTCGATATGGATTGGTTCAGATTAAAAGTTTAAAAGATCAGTTATACATTAAAGGATTCTTTAAATGGGCCAGCATCATTTTTATCGGATTAAATGTTTTATCGATACTTTACAATCTTTTTGGAAGGGTTTCTCTTTCAAACATGCTGAGTTTAACTGCCTTTATTTCTCTTACTCAGATTGTTGCATTGAGTGTCCTTTTAAAAATAATTCTGGAAATAATTCTTTTACAGATTTATACAACCCGAGTAAAACGAGGTATTGAAAAGATTTTTGATTATGAGAATTTATCTGACACACTCAAAAAACCATTCATAATCGTAATCAGCTATATGTGGCTGGTCGTAATTGCTTCTAATTTAAATATTTGGGAATCGTTACGTTCTTCTCTTGGCACTTTATTGAGTCGCCCTAACACTATCGGAAGCATCACTTTTACTTTAGGAAATATTGTTTTATTCTTTATAATTGTCTGGGCCGCACATTTATTGCAAAACTATGTTGCATATTTTTTTGGAGAAATTGAAGACGAAAACGAAGAAAACATCAATAAAAGACAGCATTCTAAATTACTTATTACAAGACTTGTTGTTTTGATTGTGGGTTATCTTTTAGCTGTTGCTGCATCGGGAATGCCGTTAGATAAATTGAGTATTCTTCTGGGAGCGTTGGGTGTTGGTGTTGGACTTGGGCTTCAAAATGTCGTAAACAACTTTGTATCGGGAATTATTTTGATTTTTGATAAACCAATTCAAATTGGTGATGTTATTGATATAAGTTCTGAATCTGGAAGAGTAAAATCGATGGGATTAAGAACAACCAAAATCAATGCTCCAAATGGTGCCGAAATCATCATCCCGAATGGTAATTTATTATCTCAAAACATTACCAACTGGACGTATACAGATAATTTTAAACTGGTAGATATTTCTATTGAAATCAGCGGAGATGCAACTCCAGAAGATATAAATGCAACAATTTCAGCATCACTTGAAAGTCTTCCTTTGGTAAATAACACTAAACCATCTCAGATTTATTACAATTCAATTTCTGATGGAAAATTTAAAATACAAATCAAATTTTGGTGCAGTATCTATAGAACCGAAGAAACTATCAGTACAGCGAAACAAGTTTTATTTAGCAATTTTAAAGCGAAAGGATTAACTTTCAATACTTAA
- a CDS encoding helix-turn-helix domain-containing protein, with protein sequence MSTLTKQNHIGRKISRIRELRDMKQEALAQALGTNQQAVSIIENSETIDEEKLVEVAKALGVTVEAIKNFSDEAAINYFNSFTDTKNSQVNFGNHCTFNPLDKLVEAFEENKKLYERLLESEKEKKSYLEKLLKDK encoded by the coding sequence ATGAGCACATTAACAAAACAAAACCACATAGGGCGAAAAATAAGCCGTATTCGTGAATTAAGAGATATGAAGCAGGAAGCATTGGCTCAGGCTCTCGGAACAAATCAACAAGCTGTTTCTATTATAGAGAATAGTGAAACTATCGATGAAGAAAAGTTGGTTGAAGTAGCAAAAGCTTTGGGTGTAACTGTCGAAGCAATTAAAAATTTTTCAGACGAAGCTGCGATTAATTATTTTAATAGTTTTACTGATACAAAGAATAGCCAAGTAAATTTCGGAAACCATTGTACTTTTAATCCACTTGATAAATTGGTAGAAGCTTTTGAGGAAAACAAAAAACTCTATGAGCGTTTGTTAGAATCTGAGAAAGAGAAAAAATCTTATTTAGAGAAATTGTTGAAGGATAAATAA